In Nocardioides sp. W7, the genomic stretch AGGTGATCGCCCTGATCACGCAGGGGCTGAGCAACCAGGAGATCGCCGAGCGCTCGTACCTCAGCATCAACTCGGTCAAGACCTACATCCGCACGGCCTACCGGAAGATGGGGGTCACCCGTCGGGCCCAGGCTGTGGGCTGGGGCGTGCAGCACGGGTTCCAGCCGGACCGCAGCCGGGTCGTCAGGCCGGATCGATGAGCGCGGTGAGCGCGGTGTGCCGGGTGCGCAGCACGTAGTCCTTCGCGGGGCCGGTGCTGTGCCAGGTGACGGTCCAGCTCTGCCGGTCCGGCGCGACGTCGATCCGTCCGCGGTAGTGGTCCGGGGAGCACGGGTGGTCGACCTGCTCGCCGACCGCCCAGGGGTGGAAGACCCGTCCGTCGGCGAAGTGCACGAGCCACGTGCCGGCCTCGTCACGGCGCACGTCGAGGGTCCGCTCGACCGGCACCTCGTGGTCCGCCCAGCGCATGGTGCCCTCCTCGCTCCAGCGGACGTGGTCGTCCGCGAGGAGCGTGAGGGTTGCGGTGCCGTCGACCTGCCGCGTCTCGCCGGCGAGCCGGTCGTCGACCTCGCGGCTCAGCGCCCAGGTGCCGAGGAGGTCGGTGGGCGCGGTGCTCATCGGTGCATCCCGACGAACATCGCGGTCGCGGCGTCGACGAGCTCGTCGGTGGTGGCGTCGAGGACGCCCTCCAGCCAGGCCGTCAGCAGCTCGGCGACGCCGCCGACGAAGAGCAGGCCGGCGACCTGGCCGTTGCGGATGCCCCAGCCGTCGGCGCCGTACAGCTCGAGGGCCTCCTCGGCGGCCCGCTGTGCGAAGTGCCGCAGCAGGGCGGTACGACGAGGGCGCAGCGCCGGCAGCGCGCCGGCCTCGACGATCGCGACCCGGCCCTTGCGCGGGTCGGCGGCGACCAGCTCGACGAAGGCGTGGACCGAGGCGCGGATCCGCGCGGCCGGGTCGGCGCCGGCGTCGTCGGCAGCGGCCTGCGTGACGGCCTCGATCTCGGTGGCGATCGCTTCGAGCACGGCCGTCTGAGCGTCCTCGAGGTTGCGGAAGCTCTCGTAGAAGTAGCGCTCGGTCAAGCCGGCCTCGGCGCAGATCCGGGTCATGGTGACCCGCTGTCCGGAGGCGGCCCAGACCTCGAGGGTGGCGGCGAGCAGCCGCCCGCGGCGCTCGGTGGTCCGCTCCTGCGCGCTCACGCCCCGGTAGGTCCCCGACTGCACTGCCACGCGCTCGAGCCTCTCACAGCGACCGGTCGTCGAGAAGATTGACAGGGATTCCTGTCTGAATGATGCTCGGCGGGTGACCACGCCTCGCGACCTCAGCGCCATGACCGTCATCGTCACCGGCGGGGCCCGCGGCATCGGCCGCGCCACCGTCGAGCGGCTGGCCCGCCAGGGCGCCCGGGTCGCCGTCGGCGACCGAGACCTCGAGCCGGCGCGCGACCTGGCGGCGGCGTACGGCGACCTGGTGCGGGTCGCGGCGCTCGACGTCACCGACCCGGCGTCCTGGCGGGAGTTCCTGGAGGAGGTGGCGCCGCTCGGCCCGGTCGACGCGCTGGTCAGCAACGCCGGGATCATGCCGCTCGGCTCGGTGCTCGATGAGTCCGAGGAGGTGGCCCGCGCGATCGTCGACGTGAACCTGCACGGACTGATCAACGGCACCAAGGCGGTCGCGCCCGGCATGGTCGAGCGCGGGCACGGCCACCTCATCAACGTCGCCTCCGCCGTCGGGCGGATCGCCGTCGCCGACGGGGCGACGTACTCCGCCTCGAAGTTCGCCGCCGTGGGCTTCAGCGAGGCGATCCGCTCCGAGCTGGCGCCGTACGGCGTCGACGTCACCATGGTGCTGCCGACCGTGGTCCGCACGGAGCTGGCGGCCGGGGTGCCGGCCGCTCGCGGCGTGCGACCGGTGAGCGCCGACGACGTGGCGCGGGTGATCGAGTCGGCGCTGCGCCGGCCCCGCGCGGAGCTGTGGGTGCCGCGCTGGACCCAGGGGCTGACCAAGGCGACCCAGGTGCTGCCCCGCCGCGTCCAGGACGCGATGGCCCGACTGACCCGGGCCGACAGCGTGCTGGCGAGCGCGGACCCTGAGGCGCGGGTCGCCTACGAGGAGCGCGCCCGCCGCTCGGGTTGAGGCGACCCGGCGGGTTACTCTCCGGGGATGAGCAGTCCCGTGCGAGTGGCCATCGCGAACGACTATGCCGTGGTGGTGGCGGGCGTGGCAGCGACCCTGGCGCCGTACGCCGACCGGGTCGAGGTGGTCGAGCTCGACAGCGGGGTGCCGCTGGTGACGCCGGTCGACGTGCTGCTCTACGACACCTTCGGCCAGGTCCAGGCCGACGGCATCGACGTCGAGGAGATCGGCGGGGGGCTGGCCAAGCGCGTGGTCGCGTTCAGCTGGAACGTGCAGCCCGAGCTCGTCAAGCGGGCCTTTGAGAGCGGGGTCGCCGGCTACATCGCGAAGTCCGTGACGGCCGACGAGCTCGTCGACCTGATCGAGCGGGTGCACGCGGGGGAGCAGGTCGCTCCGGACCTCGATGAGTCGGAGGAGAGCCTCGGCACCTGGCCGGGCCGCGAGCACGGGCTCACCGACCGCGAGGCCGAGGTGCTGGCGCTGATCACCCAGGGCTACAGCAACGAGGAGATCGCCCGGCAGGTCTACCTCGGGATCAACACCGTCAAGACCCACATCCGCAAGGCCTACCGCAAGATCGGCGTGGGCCGGCGGGCCGAGGCGGTGCTGTGGGGCATCGATAACGGGATGCGACCCGACAGCGAGCGACGGGTGCGGAAGCCCTGAGCCCCGAAGTCGACCGCCTCGATCGACTATTCTCGGACCCATGACCGTCCAGGCGCTGCCGATCCCGTCGTACGACGACGTCCGCGTCGTCGTACCCGCCCCCGATGCCGGACCCGGCAACTGGGCGGGCGCGGCCAGCGCCGTCCTCGTCGACGGCGTCTTCTGGCTGACCTGGCGCGTCCGGCGGCCGCTGACCGACGGTCGCGGCGTCGCCGTCCAGGTCGCCCGTTCGCTGGACGGCGAGACGTTCGAGGTCGTCGCCGAGGTGAGCCGCGAGGAGTTCGGTGCGGAGTCCTTCGAGCGGCCGGTGCTGGTGCCCGTGCCGGGCATCGGCTGGCGGCTCTACCTCTCGTGCGCCACGCCCGGGTCCAAGCACTGGTGGGTCGACAGCATCACCGCCTCGACGGTCGAGGGCCTGCCGACGGGCGAGCGGGCCGTGGTGCTCGCGGGCGACGACCGGGTCGCCGTCAAGGACCCGGTCATCGAGCCGTCGCCCGACGGCGGGTGGGACCTGTGGCTGTGCTGCCACCCGCTGGAGGACCCCGGCCACGAGGACCGGATGACCACGCGCCACCTGACGAGCGCCGACGGGCTGGTGTGGACCGACCGCGGCGAGGTGCTCGCGGGCCGGCCGGGGCACTGGGACGCCCGAGGCGCCCGGGTCACCGCCGTCGTCGGCCGAGACCCGCTGACGGTGCTGTACGACGGCCGGGCCGACGCCGCCTCGAACTGGTACGAGACCACCGGGCTGGCGCGCTGGGACGGCGAGCGCCTGGTCCCGGACGACGCCGTGGGGTCGATCGTCTCGCCACACTCCGACGGCGCGTTCCGCTACGCCGCCGCCGTCCCGCTGCCCGACGGCCGCACCCGCTTCTACGTCGAGGCCGCGCGCCCCGACGGCGCGCACGACCTGGTCACGCTGGTTCGCTGACCGCCTGCCGGCGCTGGAGGAACGAGCCTCGGCTCTCCCGCGAGAGCCAGTCGCCGAAGTCCTCGCCGGTGATCTCGGCCAGCAGGGCGATGTCGTCGGCGAAGTGGGGGAGGAGCCGCTCGCGGGCCTCCGCGGCGAGCTTGGGGCGGTGCGTCTCGTCGCCGCCACTGAGTGCGGCGACCAGGGGCACGCTGGCCCGCCGCCACACCTGGGGCGGCGCGAACCGGCCCAGCTGGGCGCCGGCCCGCACCACCGGTCCGAGCAGCTGCGGTCGCCACCCGGGTTCGACGTACGCCCGGGCGTTGTCGCGGGGGATCTCGTCGACCAGGCCCGGCGTGATGCCGAGGAAGGTGCAGGCCCGGTCGACCGCCGCCCGCGGGTCGTCGACCAGCTCGCGGTAGCGCATCACCAGGACCCGCTCGGAATCGACGTAGCGGTAGAGGTGCTGGAGCTGCTCGCCGTACCGCCCGAGGCCGGCGTAGCGCCAGAACGGCGCCCAGCCGTCCGCCATCCGCTCCTGCTGGCGCGCGAAGGCCTCCTCGAAGTCGCCGACCGGCTCCAGTCCGTCGCACCACAGGTGCATCCAGTTGCTGTAGGCGCGGTCGATCGGGTCGCGCACCACGGCGATCAGGCGAACGTCGGGCAGCCGCTCGGCGATCCGCTGGTGGGCGCTGCGGCTCCACAGGTAGAACGGCGTGCTCTCCCCGCGCAGCTGCTCGCGGCCGGCGGGCTCGAAGAGCCGCTCGTACTGGTCCCAGCGCCAGATCCACTCCTGCTGCGAGTGCCGGTCGCCCGGGCCGCGCCAGTCCGGGGGCGGGGCGTCGTCGCAGAGGAAGTACTTCGGCTCCTTCGGTGTGGTCGTGAACACCTCGGGGTGCTGTCGCAGTGCGGAGTGGAGAGCCGTCGTCCCGGCCTTCGGTGCGCCGATGACGAGGAAGTCGGGCCGCGGGCTCCGGGTCATCGCACGAGTGTACTTACTGAATGAATCTGGTGGTCTTTATCTGGACCAGTGGGTTCCGCTGGTGGAGGAGGGACGAAGTCCCAGGCACGCCTCGCCGTCCGGCGAGGCGTAGATCGGCGAACAATAGTAGTATGACTATTCGCCCATCTGGTCGGAGGTGAGTCATGGCGCACTGGGAACGGGTGCCGGTCCCTCCGGACTACGCCGGGACGACGCGCGCCGAGCGACAGGGCGGCAGCTACCTGCGGTACCACCCCGACCGGCTCGCGTCAGTGGCGAACACCTTGGTACCGGAGGTGCTCGAGCACGCGGCCGAGGTCTCCACCGCGCTGGCCAGGCTGGGTGGTCGACTGAGGGCGAATCCGTTGCCGGTGCTGTACTCGACGACGCTGCGTTCTGAGGCCATCTCGTCATCGTGGATCGAGGGCATTCGTGCGACCGCACGCGACATCGCCGTTGCCCAGATCAGCGACGAGGCCGCCACGCAGACCGCCACCCAGATCGTCCGGAACGTCGCTGCC encodes the following:
- a CDS encoding DUF6314 family protein — encoded protein: MSTAPTDLLGTWALSREVDDRLAGETRQVDGTATLTLLADDHVRWSEEGTMRWADHEVPVERTLDVRRDEAGTWLVHFADGRVFHPWAVGEQVDHPCSPDHYRGRIDVAPDRQSWTVTWHSTGPAKDYVLRTRHTALTALIDPA
- a CDS encoding TetR/AcrR family transcriptional regulator, giving the protein MAVQSGTYRGVSAQERTTERRGRLLAATLEVWAASGQRVTMTRICAEAGLTERYFYESFRNLEDAQTAVLEAIATEIEAVTQAAADDAGADPAARIRASVHAFVELVAADPRKGRVAIVEAGALPALRPRRTALLRHFAQRAAEEALELYGADGWGIRNGQVAGLLFVGGVAELLTAWLEGVLDATTDELVDAATAMFVGMHR
- a CDS encoding SDR family oxidoreductase yields the protein MTTPRDLSAMTVIVTGGARGIGRATVERLARQGARVAVGDRDLEPARDLAAAYGDLVRVAALDVTDPASWREFLEEVAPLGPVDALVSNAGIMPLGSVLDESEEVARAIVDVNLHGLINGTKAVAPGMVERGHGHLINVASAVGRIAVADGATYSASKFAAVGFSEAIRSELAPYGVDVTMVLPTVVRTELAAGVPAARGVRPVSADDVARVIESALRRPRAELWVPRWTQGLTKATQVLPRRVQDAMARLTRADSVLASADPEARVAYEERARRSG
- a CDS encoding response regulator transcription factor: MSSPVRVAIANDYAVVVAGVAATLAPYADRVEVVELDSGVPLVTPVDVLLYDTFGQVQADGIDVEEIGGGLAKRVVAFSWNVQPELVKRAFESGVAGYIAKSVTADELVDLIERVHAGEQVAPDLDESEESLGTWPGREHGLTDREAEVLALITQGYSNEEIARQVYLGINTVKTHIRKAYRKIGVGRRAEAVLWGIDNGMRPDSERRVRKP
- a CDS encoding sulfotransferase, with the translated sequence MTRSPRPDFLVIGAPKAGTTALHSALRQHPEVFTTTPKEPKYFLCDDAPPPDWRGPGDRHSQQEWIWRWDQYERLFEPAGREQLRGESTPFYLWSRSAHQRIAERLPDVRLIAVVRDPIDRAYSNWMHLWCDGLEPVGDFEEAFARQQERMADGWAPFWRYAGLGRYGEQLQHLYRYVDSERVLVMRYRELVDDPRAAVDRACTFLGITPGLVDEIPRDNARAYVEPGWRPQLLGPVVRAGAQLGRFAPPQVWRRASVPLVAALSGGDETHRPKLAAEARERLLPHFADDIALLAEITGEDFGDWLSRESRGSFLQRRQAVSEPA